The following coding sequences are from one Lycium ferocissimum isolate CSIRO_LF1 chromosome 3, AGI_CSIRO_Lferr_CH_V1, whole genome shotgun sequence window:
- the LOC132050582 gene encoding protein SULFUR DEFICIENCY-INDUCED 1-like isoform X1, with protein MEMEVGSIKKKQEMEIFHVFHKVPSGDGPYVRAKHAQLVMKDPEGSIIWFWEAIKTRDRVDSALKDMAVVMKQLDRCEEAIEAIKSFRWLCSKHAQHSLDNVLLDLFKKCGKVDEQIVLLKQKLRQVYEGKLFNGRPIKIARSHGKKIQVTIGQETARVLGNLGWAYMQKGNFMAAEVVLKKAQMIYADSNKACNLAHCLIKEARFDEARYILEDVWRGKYSGSDDTKIRNRVEELLLELDLKQPPPFLKNIPGLDLDDDFVNGFEQLINEWARPKSRRLPIFEEISTFKDQLAC; from the exons atggaaatggaagttggaagcaTAAAGAAGAAGCAAGAGATGGAAATATTTCATGTGTTTCATAAGGTTCCTTCAGGTGATGGCCCTTATGTTCGAGCCAAGCACGCTCAG CTAGTTATGAAGGACCCAGAAGGATCAATAATATGGTTTTGGGAAGCCATAAAAACAAGGGACAGAGTAGACAGTGCACTAAAGGACATGGCAGTTGTGATGAAGCAATTGGATAGATGTGAAGAAGCCATTGAAGCTATCAAGTCTTTTAGATGGCTTTGCTCTAAACATGCTCAACACTCCCTTGATAATGTCCTCCTCGATCTGTTCAAG AAATGCGGAAAAGTAGACGAACAAATAGTGTTATTAAAGCAAAAACTGAGGCAGGTATACGAAGGGAAGCTGTTCAATGGTAGGCCTATTAAAATTGCCAGATCTCATGGAAAGAAGATTCAAGTTACTATCGGCCAAGAGACTGCCAGAGTTCTG GGTAATTTGGGCTGGGCTTATATGCAAAAAGGAAATTTTATGGCGGCAGAAGTGGTGTTGAAGAAAGCCCAAATGATTTATGCAGACAGCAACAAGGCTTGCAACCTGGCCCATTGCTTGATCAAGGAAGCCCGATTTGATGAGGCCCGTTATATTCTCGAAGATGTTTGGAGAGGTAAATATTCAGGTTCTGATGATACAAAAATAAGGAATCGAGTTGAggaattgttgttggaattggaCTTGAAACAACCTCCACCCTTCTTGAAAAATATACCGGGCCTTGATTTGGATGATGATTTTGTAAATGGGTTTGAACAATTGATTAATGAATGGGCCCGGCCCAAATCAAGAAGACTACCAATATTTGAGGAAATTTCTACATTCAAGGATCAATTGGCCTGTTGA
- the LOC132050582 gene encoding protein SULFUR DEFICIENCY-INDUCED 1-like isoform X2 produces MEMEVGSIKKKQEMEIFHVFHKVPSGDGPYVRAKHAQLVMKDPEGSIIWFWEAIKTRDRVDSALKDMAVVMKQLDRCEEAIEAIKSFRWLCSKHAQHSLDNVLLDLFKVYEGKLFNGRPIKIARSHGKKIQVTIGQETARVLGNLGWAYMQKGNFMAAEVVLKKAQMIYADSNKACNLAHCLIKEARFDEARYILEDVWRGKYSGSDDTKIRNRVEELLLELDLKQPPPFLKNIPGLDLDDDFVNGFEQLINEWARPKSRRLPIFEEISTFKDQLAC; encoded by the exons atggaaatggaagttggaagcaTAAAGAAGAAGCAAGAGATGGAAATATTTCATGTGTTTCATAAGGTTCCTTCAGGTGATGGCCCTTATGTTCGAGCCAAGCACGCTCAG CTAGTTATGAAGGACCCAGAAGGATCAATAATATGGTTTTGGGAAGCCATAAAAACAAGGGACAGAGTAGACAGTGCACTAAAGGACATGGCAGTTGTGATGAAGCAATTGGATAGATGTGAAGAAGCCATTGAAGCTATCAAGTCTTTTAGATGGCTTTGCTCTAAACATGCTCAACACTCCCTTGATAATGTCCTCCTCGATCTGTTCAAG GTATACGAAGGGAAGCTGTTCAATGGTAGGCCTATTAAAATTGCCAGATCTCATGGAAAGAAGATTCAAGTTACTATCGGCCAAGAGACTGCCAGAGTTCTG GGTAATTTGGGCTGGGCTTATATGCAAAAAGGAAATTTTATGGCGGCAGAAGTGGTGTTGAAGAAAGCCCAAATGATTTATGCAGACAGCAACAAGGCTTGCAACCTGGCCCATTGCTTGATCAAGGAAGCCCGATTTGATGAGGCCCGTTATATTCTCGAAGATGTTTGGAGAGGTAAATATTCAGGTTCTGATGATACAAAAATAAGGAATCGAGTTGAggaattgttgttggaattggaCTTGAAACAACCTCCACCCTTCTTGAAAAATATACCGGGCCTTGATTTGGATGATGATTTTGTAAATGGGTTTGAACAATTGATTAATGAATGGGCCCGGCCCAAATCAAGAAGACTACCAATATTTGAGGAAATTTCTACATTCAAGGATCAATTGGCCTGTTGA